One window from the genome of Lutra lutra chromosome X, mLutLut1.2, whole genome shotgun sequence encodes:
- the LOC125092209 gene encoding L-lactate dehydrogenase A chain-like produces MATLKDQLIQNLLKEEHVPQNKITVVGVGAVGMACAPAISILMKDLADELALVDVMEDKLKGEMMDLQHGSLFLRTPKIVSGKDYNVTANSKLVIITAGARQQEGESRLNLVQRNVNIFKFIIPNVVKYSPNCKLLVVSNPVDILTYVAWKISGFPKNRVIGSGCNLDSARFRYLMGERREVHPLSCHGWILGEHGDSSVPVWSGVNIAGVSLKNLHPDLGTDADKEQWKEVHKQVVDSAYEVIKLKGYTSWAIGLSVADLAESIMKNLRRVHPISTMIKGLYGIKDDVFLSVPCILGQNGISDVVKVTLTSEEEARLKKSADTLWGIKKELQF; encoded by the exons ATGGCAACTCTCAAAGATCAGCTGATTCAGAATCTTCTTAAGGAAGAACATGTCCCCCAAAATAAGATTACAGTTGTTGGGGTTGGTGCTGTTGGCATGGCTT gcgcccctgccatcaGTATCTTAATGAAGGACTTGGCAGATGAACTTGCTCTTGTTGATGTCATGGAAGACAAACTGAAGGGAGAGATGATGGATCTCCAGCATGGAAGCCTTTTCCTTAGAACACCAAAAATTGTCTCTGGCAAAGACTATAATGTGACTGCAAACTCCAAGCTGGTTATTATCACAGCTGGGGCACGTCAGCAAGAGGGAGAAAGCCGTCTTAATTTGGTCCAGCGTAACGTGAACATCTTTAAATTCATCATTCCTAATGTCGTCAAATACAGCCCAAACTGCAAGTTGCTTGTTGTTTCCAATCCAGTGGATATCTTGACCTATGTGGCTTGGAAGATAAGTGGCTTTCCCAAAAACCGTGTTATTGGAAGTGGTTGCAATCTCGACTCAGCCCGGTTCCGTTACCTAATGGGGGAAAGACGGGAAGTTCACCCATTAAGCTGTCATGGGTGGATCCTTGGGGAGCATGGAGACTCCAGTGTGCCTGTATGGAGTGGAGTAAACATTGCTGGTGTCTCTCTGAAGAATCTGCACCCTGACTTAGGCACTGATGCAGATAAGGAACAGTGGAAAGAGGTTCACAAACAGGTGGTTGACAGTGCCTATGAGGTGATCAAACTGAAAGGCTACACTTCCTGGGCCATTGGACTGTCTGTGGCAGATTTGGCAGAAAGTATAATGAAGAATCTTAGGCGGGTGCATCCAATTTCCACCATGATTAAGGGTCTCTATGGAATAAAAGATGATGTCTTCCTTAGTGTTCCTTGCATCTTGGGACAGAATGGAATTTCAGATGTTGTGAAGGTGACTCTAACTTCTGAGGAGGAGGCCCGTTTGAAGAAGAGTGCAGACACACTCTGGGGGATCAAAAAGGAGCTgcagttttaa